In Microbacterium sp. AB, a single genomic region encodes these proteins:
- a CDS encoding siderophore-interacting protein produces the protein MDPAFARSPNVLFAAHVRGVRRISPGFVRVGLEGPDLERLVPRGLDQRMKILLPPGAMPGGLDESFLPEAEWRRRWRALPAERRPLLRSYTVGEARPEAGELDIDFFVHARPGPGSAWALRTQPGDVLMLSAPDRRREHGRHGVQWNPGRAHRVLLAGDETAYPAVRGILRSLGREVTASVVVEAGDPADASWMADELPDGQGVVCVRGERDRGGAALVEGVAGWAGHEGESAAAEGGGFYAWCATESAHVAAMRDVLVASGIAADRIHAQGYWNDRDRRPAR, from the coding sequence ATGGACCCGGCCTTCGCGCGCTCCCCCAACGTGCTCTTCGCGGCGCACGTGCGCGGGGTGCGCCGCATCTCCCCCGGGTTCGTCCGCGTGGGGCTCGAGGGCCCTGACCTCGAGCGCCTCGTCCCGCGCGGGCTCGATCAGCGGATGAAGATCCTCCTTCCTCCCGGCGCGATGCCGGGAGGGCTGGACGAGTCGTTCCTCCCCGAGGCGGAGTGGAGGCGCCGCTGGCGGGCGCTTCCAGCGGAGCGGCGTCCGCTTCTGCGCAGCTACACCGTCGGCGAGGCGAGGCCGGAGGCGGGGGAGCTCGACATCGACTTCTTCGTGCACGCCCGTCCCGGACCCGGCAGCGCCTGGGCCCTGCGAACGCAGCCCGGGGACGTGCTCATGCTCTCGGCCCCCGACCGGCGTCGCGAGCACGGACGGCACGGCGTGCAATGGAACCCCGGGCGGGCTCATCGGGTCCTCCTCGCGGGGGACGAGACCGCCTATCCGGCGGTCAGGGGAATCCTCCGCTCGCTCGGCCGCGAGGTGACCGCGTCGGTCGTCGTCGAGGCGGGCGATCCTGCGGACGCCTCATGGATGGCCGACGAGCTGCCGGACGGACAGGGCGTGGTCTGCGTGCGCGGGGAGCGGGACCGTGGGGGCGCGGCGCTCGTGGAGGGGGTCGCCGGATGGGCGGGACACGAGGGCGAGAGCGCCGCGGCAGAAGGCGGAGGCTTCTACGCATGGTGCGCCACGGAGAGCGCGCACGTGGCGGCGATGCGCGACGTGCTGGTGGCCTCGGGCATCGCGGCGGATCGGATCCACGCACAGGGGTACTGGAACGACCGCGATCGGAGGCCCGCTCGTTAG
- the mqo gene encoding malate dehydrogenase (quinone) — translation MSETVDVVLIGGGIMSATLGTLLKELQPDWKIVALERDGEVAQESSNAWNNAGTGHSALCELNYMPDAADPSKAVGINEQFQQSRQLWTSLVAKGVLDEPSTFINSAPHMTFVTGEKDVAYLKARYETLKEQPLFEGIEYSEDSRVIHQWAPLLMEKRRKTDEPFAATRVPAGTDVDFGSLTRRLFDHLKDGGVDVLLNHEVKKLSRQKDGTWLVRSRNKVGRTPGYLNARFVFVGAGGWAIKLLQGSGIPEIKGYGVFPIGGQFLKTSDPALVARHRAKVYSQAAVGAPPMSVPHLDARVVDGEGSLLFGPFATFSPKFLKKGSWLDIVSQVRPHNIGSMLKVAVTNLDLVKYLVGELLKTHAKKIESLRAFMPTADGADWELIQAGQRAQVMKDGKLQFGTEVVSAADGSIAGLLGASPGASTAATIMLNLLSSCFPDRIAGWEPQLRELIPTYGETLNGDRAKAEATTKRTAEALGILA, via the coding sequence GTGAGTGAAACCGTCGATGTCGTGCTGATCGGCGGCGGGATCATGTCCGCCACGCTCGGCACCCTCCTGAAGGAACTGCAGCCCGACTGGAAGATCGTCGCGCTCGAACGCGACGGCGAGGTCGCCCAGGAGAGCTCGAACGCCTGGAACAACGCCGGGACCGGGCACTCCGCCCTCTGCGAGCTGAACTACATGCCCGACGCCGCCGATCCGTCGAAGGCCGTCGGCATCAACGAGCAGTTCCAGCAGAGCCGTCAGCTGTGGACGTCCCTCGTCGCCAAGGGCGTCCTCGACGAGCCGTCGACGTTCATCAACTCCGCCCCCCACATGACGTTCGTCACGGGCGAGAAGGACGTGGCGTACCTCAAGGCGCGCTACGAGACGCTCAAGGAGCAGCCGCTCTTCGAGGGCATCGAGTACTCGGAGGACTCTCGCGTCATCCACCAGTGGGCGCCGCTGCTCATGGAGAAGCGCCGCAAGACGGACGAGCCGTTCGCCGCGACGCGCGTGCCCGCCGGGACGGACGTCGACTTCGGCTCGCTCACGCGCCGGCTCTTCGACCATCTCAAGGACGGCGGCGTGGACGTCCTCCTCAACCACGAGGTGAAGAAGCTCTCGAGGCAGAAGGACGGCACGTGGCTCGTCCGCTCCCGCAACAAGGTCGGGAGGACGCCCGGATACCTGAACGCGCGGTTCGTCTTCGTCGGCGCGGGCGGATGGGCCATCAAGCTGCTGCAGGGATCGGGCATCCCCGAGATCAAGGGCTACGGCGTCTTCCCGATCGGCGGCCAGTTCCTCAAGACGAGCGATCCCGCCCTCGTCGCGCGGCACCGCGCAAAGGTCTACTCGCAGGCCGCGGTGGGTGCGCCGCCCATGTCGGTGCCCCACCTCGACGCCCGCGTCGTCGATGGCGAGGGCTCGCTGCTGTTCGGCCCGTTCGCGACGTTCAGCCCGAAGTTCCTCAAGAAGGGCTCGTGGCTCGACATCGTCTCGCAGGTGCGCCCACACAACATCGGCTCGATGCTCAAGGTCGCCGTCACGAACCTCGACCTCGTGAAGTACCTCGTGGGGGAGCTGCTGAAGACCCACGCGAAGAAGATCGAGAGCCTGCGTGCCTTCATGCCGACGGCCGACGGCGCGGACTGGGAGCTCATCCAGGCCGGTCAGCGCGCACAGGTCATGAAGGACGGCAAGCTGCAGTTCGGCACGGAGGTCGTGTCGGCGGCGGACGGCTCCATCGCGGGTCTCCTGGGAGCGTCGCCCGGAGCGTCGACGGCCGCGACGATCATGCTCAATCTGCTGAGCTCCTGCTTCCCCGATCGCATCGCGGGCTGGGAGCCGCAGCTCAGGGAGCTCATCCCGACCTACGGCGAGACGCTCAACGGAGACAGGGCCAAGGCCGAGGCGACGACGAAGCGCACGGCCGAGGCCCTGGGCATCCTGGCGTGA
- a CDS encoding FecCD family ABC transporter permease: MNESPVLVPGARRRAFDVRSAAVTAVLPVVIAALLVVALAVGEYPLTVLDVLGALMGTTDGLAPTVVLDWRLPRAAAAVAFGAALGVAGAIFQTVARNPLASPDVIGLAHGSFTGMIVALLFLGGSWPLLIGGSLLGGVVTALAVAVLTARDGFQSFRFIVIGIGVSAMLAAVNSWLLLRAELETALFAAAWGAGSLNTVSADTAWPAIVCIAVLLLAVPVVSRSMRQLELGDDVARSTGVSVGRVRIVLIGIAVALVSVVTAIAGPVAFIALSAPQIARRLVGSAGIPLVASALTGGMLLLGADIVAQHVIPLTVPVGVVTVVVGGGYLVWLLAREMRRAS, translated from the coding sequence GTGAACGAGAGCCCGGTCCTCGTCCCGGGCGCGCGCAGGCGCGCCTTCGACGTCCGGAGCGCGGCCGTGACGGCCGTCCTTCCCGTCGTCATCGCCGCACTGCTCGTCGTCGCGCTCGCTGTGGGCGAGTATCCCCTCACCGTCCTCGACGTTCTCGGCGCCCTCATGGGCACGACGGACGGGCTCGCCCCCACGGTCGTCCTGGACTGGCGGCTTCCCCGTGCGGCGGCGGCCGTGGCGTTCGGTGCCGCGCTCGGCGTCGCGGGGGCGATCTTCCAGACGGTCGCGCGCAATCCGCTCGCGAGCCCGGACGTCATCGGCCTCGCGCACGGATCCTTCACGGGGATGATCGTGGCGTTGCTGTTCCTCGGCGGCTCCTGGCCGCTGCTCATCGGCGGGTCGCTTCTCGGCGGCGTCGTGACCGCGCTCGCCGTCGCCGTGCTCACCGCGCGCGACGGGTTCCAGAGCTTCCGGTTCATCGTCATCGGGATCGGCGTGTCGGCGATGCTCGCGGCGGTGAACTCCTGGCTCCTCCTGCGTGCCGAGCTTGAGACGGCGCTCTTCGCCGCCGCCTGGGGCGCGGGCAGCCTCAACACCGTCAGCGCCGACACGGCGTGGCCGGCCATCGTGTGCATCGCCGTGCTCCTGCTCGCCGTTCCCGTCGTCTCCCGGTCGATGCGACAGCTGGAGCTCGGGGACGACGTCGCACGGTCGACGGGAGTGTCGGTGGGGCGCGTCAGGATCGTTCTCATCGGGATCGCCGTCGCCCTCGTGAGCGTCGTGACGGCGATCGCGGGACCGGTCGCCTTCATCGCGCTCTCGGCTCCGCAGATCGCGCGTCGCCTCGTCGGCTCGGCGGGGATCCCTCTCGTCGCGTCGGCGCTGACGGGAGGGATGCTCCTCCTCGGTGCCGACATCGTCGCGCAGCATGTCATCCCTCTCACGGTGCCCGTGGGCGTCGTGACCGTCGTCGTGGGCGGCGGATACCTCGTGTGGCTGCTGGCGCGAGAGATGCGTCGGGCGTCCTGA
- the galE gene encoding UDP-glucose 4-epimerase GalE, with protein MRVLLAGGAGYIGAHTAVALLEAGHEVILLDNLDNTSAVVADRLEQITGTPVTLVVGDATDDAVVERTFSAHGPFDAIVHFAAHKAVGESTQKPLDYYANNLDSTFALLRVGLAHGIRSFVFSSTGTVYSNPADLPFTEAGTRDLVELSNPYSKSKLINEVVLADVQRVTPDLNVTLLRYFNPVGAHESGLIGEDPRGIPNNLMPFVARVAVGSLPEINVFGDDYDTPDGTGLRDYIHVVDLAEGHVAALEKAQPGLVSYNLGTGRPVSVRELIASFEKAVGRELPKVVAPRRAGDLAATYCDPAKADAELGWKARLGIDDMTSSVWTWQQRNPRGYDS; from the coding sequence ATGCGAGTTCTCCTTGCCGGCGGCGCCGGATACATCGGCGCGCACACCGCGGTCGCCCTGCTCGAAGCGGGCCACGAGGTCATCCTCCTCGACAACCTCGACAACACGAGCGCGGTCGTCGCCGACCGGCTCGAGCAGATCACCGGCACGCCCGTGACGCTCGTCGTCGGCGACGCCACGGACGACGCGGTCGTCGAGCGGACGTTCTCGGCGCACGGTCCGTTCGATGCGATCGTCCACTTCGCGGCGCACAAGGCGGTGGGGGAGTCGACGCAGAAGCCGCTGGACTACTACGCGAACAACCTCGACTCGACGTTCGCCCTGCTGCGCGTCGGGCTCGCCCACGGCATCCGCTCGTTCGTCTTCTCCAGCACCGGCACCGTCTACTCGAACCCGGCCGATCTCCCCTTCACCGAGGCGGGCACACGCGACCTCGTCGAGCTGTCGAACCCGTACTCGAAGTCGAAGCTCATCAACGAGGTCGTCCTCGCCGACGTGCAGCGGGTCACCCCCGACCTCAACGTCACGCTGCTGCGCTACTTCAACCCGGTCGGCGCCCACGAGTCGGGCCTCATCGGAGAGGACCCCCGGGGCATCCCCAACAACCTCATGCCGTTTGTGGCGCGCGTGGCCGTCGGGTCGCTCCCCGAGATCAACGTCTTCGGCGACGACTACGACACCCCGGACGGCACGGGCCTGCGCGACTACATCCACGTCGTCGACCTCGCGGAGGGTCACGTCGCGGCGCTCGAGAAGGCGCAGCCGGGTCTGGTGAGCTACAACCTCGGCACCGGCCGGCCCGTGAGCGTGCGGGAGCTCATCGCCTCGTTCGAGAAGGCCGTCGGCCGCGAACTGCCCAAGGTCGTCGCGCCGCGTCGTGCGGGCGATCTGGCCGCCACGTACTGCGACCCCGCGAAGGCGGACGCCGAGCTCGGATGGAAGGCTCGTCTCGGCATCGACGACATGACGTCGAGTGTCTGGACCTGGCAGCAGCGGAACCCGCGGGGCTACGACAGCTGA
- a CDS encoding winged helix-turn-helix transcriptional regulator, whose protein sequence is MSETVRTRPSALSACPSFVAAMDIVGRRWNGLIVQALAEGCTSFSEIARYAERLSDAVLARRLRELEDDGLVERTIVDARPPAVRYTLTGAGAALAPILDSLTEWGERFTPPEDDPQDVRAHGGTEQEA, encoded by the coding sequence GTGAGTGAGACAGTGCGGACGCGGCCTTCGGCGCTCAGCGCCTGTCCGTCGTTCGTCGCCGCGATGGACATCGTCGGGCGCCGCTGGAACGGGTTGATCGTCCAGGCCCTCGCCGAGGGGTGCACGTCGTTCTCGGAGATCGCGCGATACGCGGAGCGCCTGAGCGACGCGGTGCTCGCGCGGCGTCTCCGGGAGCTGGAGGACGACGGGCTCGTCGAGAGGACGATCGTCGACGCCCGGCCGCCTGCCGTGCGGTACACGCTGACCGGCGCCGGCGCCGCTCTGGCGCCCATCCTCGACAGCCTCACGGAGTGGGGCGAGCGCTTCACCCCACCCGAAGACGACCCGCAGGACGTGCGGGCGCACGGCGGAACGGAGCAGGAAGCATGA
- a CDS encoding thymidine kinase gives MAKLYFRYGAMNSGKSTALLQAAYNYEERGQAVLLAKPEMDTKGADQIASRLGVTRTVDFLIGAEDDAGELFRRHRDRVRESGSDALIPGESAPDVACLLIDEAQFLTPAQVDQVFRIAVEGAVPVMAYGIRTDFRTLAFPGSRRLLEIAHSLEELKTICRCGRKALFNGRKIAGRFVFDGDQVAIDAEGASVRDEHFVTYESLCGVCYLEESGGVLAPA, from the coding sequence GTGGCCAAACTCTATTTCCGCTACGGCGCGATGAACTCGGGGAAGTCCACCGCGCTGCTGCAGGCCGCCTACAACTACGAGGAGCGCGGGCAGGCCGTCCTCCTCGCCAAGCCCGAGATGGACACGAAGGGCGCCGACCAGATCGCCTCGCGTCTCGGCGTGACGCGCACCGTCGACTTCCTCATCGGCGCGGAGGACGACGCGGGCGAGCTCTTCCGCCGTCACCGCGACCGGGTGCGCGAGAGCGGATCGGATGCGCTCATCCCCGGCGAGAGCGCGCCGGACGTCGCGTGCCTGCTGATCGACGAGGCGCAGTTCCTCACGCCCGCCCAGGTCGATCAGGTGTTCCGCATCGCGGTCGAGGGCGCCGTGCCCGTGATGGCATACGGCATCCGCACCGACTTCCGCACCCTGGCGTTCCCCGGGTCGCGTCGCCTGCTGGAGATCGCGCACTCCCTCGAGGAGCTCAAGACGATCTGCCGGTGCGGACGCAAGGCGCTCTTCAACGGCCGCAAGATCGCGGGGCGCTTCGTCTTCGACGGCGATCAGGTCGCCATCGACGCCGAGGGCGCGTCCGTGCGCGACGAGCACTTCGTCACCTACGAGTCGCTGTGCGGCGTCTGCTACCTCGAGGAGTCGGGCGGAGTGCTCGCGCCGGCGTGA
- a CDS encoding LLM class flavin-dependent oxidoreductase translates to MIEIGALTFGEITTDPVTGETPTALQRVRDTIEQARVADQAGLDVFGIGEHHRGDFIASAPAVLLAGAATATERIRLASTVTVLSSDDPVRVYEQYATLDLLSEGRAEIMAGRGSYTESFPLFGYSLADYDDLFAEKLDLLLRIRDENPVSWSGRTRAPLDHADVAPRALQSPLPVWQAVGGTPASAVRAGRAGLPMMVAFLVGPIPAHRQAVQYYRAAAAQAGVPEERQRVGASVHGYVGKTSQSARDTMFPAFSRGMRENNHQRGVGFDIPRRGFDAQASPGGMPVVGSPQEVVDKILTYRQVYGIDRIMLQMGFGGVSQRDHLEAIELLGTEVAPVLRRELGAAAGREDAA, encoded by the coding sequence ATGATCGAGATCGGGGCCCTCACCTTCGGAGAGATCACGACGGATCCCGTGACGGGGGAGACGCCGACGGCCCTCCAGCGCGTGCGCGACACGATCGAGCAGGCGCGCGTCGCAGACCAGGCCGGTCTCGACGTGTTCGGCATCGGCGAGCACCATCGCGGCGACTTCATCGCGAGCGCACCCGCCGTCCTGCTGGCCGGCGCGGCCACGGCGACCGAGCGCATCCGCCTCGCCAGCACGGTGACGGTGCTCTCGAGCGACGACCCGGTGCGCGTCTACGAACAGTACGCGACGCTCGATCTGCTCTCCGAGGGCCGGGCGGAGATCATGGCGGGCCGCGGCTCCTACACCGAGTCGTTCCCCCTCTTCGGCTACTCGCTCGCGGACTACGACGACCTGTTCGCGGAGAAGCTCGACCTGCTGCTGAGGATCCGCGACGAGAACCCCGTGAGCTGGAGCGGGCGCACCCGGGCGCCCCTCGACCACGCCGACGTCGCTCCGCGGGCGCTGCAGTCGCCGCTTCCCGTGTGGCAGGCGGTCGGCGGGACACCGGCGTCCGCCGTCCGCGCGGGTCGCGCGGGGCTGCCGATGATGGTCGCGTTCCTCGTGGGGCCCATCCCGGCACACCGGCAGGCCGTGCAGTACTACCGGGCGGCCGCAGCCCAGGCGGGTGTCCCGGAGGAGCGGCAGCGCGTCGGGGCGAGCGTGCACGGGTACGTCGGGAAGACGAGCCAGTCCGCGCGCGACACGATGTTCCCGGCCTTCTCGCGCGGCATGCGCGAGAACAACCACCAGCGCGGCGTCGGCTTCGACATCCCCCGCCGGGGCTTCGACGCGCAGGCCTCCCCCGGGGGCATGCCCGTGGTCGGGAGCCCGCAGGAGGTCGTCGACAAGATCCTCACGTACCGGCAGGTCTACGGGATCGACAGGATCATGCTGCAGATGGGCTTCGGCGGGGTGTCGCAGCGCGATCACCTGGAGGCCATCGAGCTTCTGGGCACGGAGGTCGCGCCCGTTCTCCGGCGCGAGCTCGGAGCGGCGGCCGGGCGGGAGGACGCCGCGTGA
- a CDS encoding NUDIX hydrolase translates to MTAGPTITVAAIAFLRPDGTVLTVRKRGTSAFMLPGGKPDAGESAVETAIREVHEELGVVVAAAALRLLGSFATRAANEAGHALHATVFTTRADVAPVVQAEIDEARWVVPAAAIDDGSEAPLNREHVFPLLAGL, encoded by the coding sequence GTGACGGCGGGACCGACGATCACGGTCGCCGCGATCGCGTTCCTGCGCCCCGACGGCACCGTGCTGACCGTGCGGAAGCGCGGGACCTCGGCGTTCATGCTGCCCGGCGGCAAGCCCGACGCGGGGGAGTCCGCGGTGGAGACGGCCATCCGCGAGGTGCACGAGGAGCTCGGCGTCGTCGTGGCGGCCGCCGCCCTGCGCCTGCTCGGCTCGTTTGCGACGCGTGCGGCCAACGAGGCGGGCCACGCGCTCCACGCGACCGTCTTCACCACGCGCGCCGACGTCGCCCCGGTCGTGCAGGCCGAGATCGACGAGGCGCGCTGGGTCGTGCCCGCGGCCGCGATCGACGACGGATCCGAGGCGCCCCTCAATCGCGAGCACGTCTTCCCCCTGCTCGCCGGGCTCTGA
- a CDS encoding FecCD family ABC transporter permease yields the protein MALALMLSVLIGSNPVPPGQLWQAIAGGGSDEARYIVWSQRLPRTFAAVVVGIALAVSGALVQAYTRNPLADPGILGVNAGAALFVAIGVAFLGITTSTGYVWLACAGALVVTVVVYALAAPARGAADPLRLTLSGVAIGAVLSGLTTGISLTNPDAFDRMRGWNAGSLLERGFDVSLPVLPIIGIGLVLAAAVAPSLNSVALGADVARSQGVNVARTNALVVLSMTLLAGGATAIAGPIGFVGLMIPHIARWLLGVDQRRILAGSLVLGPVLVLLADVVGRVAIVPSEMPAGIVTAFVGAPVLIALVRRRKATAL from the coding sequence GTGGCACTCGCTCTCATGCTGTCGGTGCTCATCGGCTCGAATCCGGTCCCGCCTGGGCAGCTCTGGCAGGCGATCGCGGGCGGCGGCTCGGACGAGGCGCGGTACATCGTGTGGTCGCAACGGCTTCCGCGCACCTTCGCGGCCGTCGTCGTCGGGATCGCCCTCGCGGTCTCCGGCGCCCTCGTGCAGGCGTACACGCGGAATCCGCTCGCCGACCCCGGCATCCTCGGAGTGAACGCGGGGGCGGCGCTCTTCGTCGCCATCGGCGTCGCCTTCCTCGGCATCACCACCTCGACCGGCTACGTCTGGCTGGCGTGCGCCGGAGCGCTCGTCGTCACCGTCGTGGTCTACGCCCTGGCCGCTCCCGCGCGCGGCGCGGCCGACCCGCTGCGGCTCACGCTCTCGGGCGTGGCGATCGGCGCGGTGCTGTCGGGGCTGACGACGGGCATCTCCCTCACGAATCCCGACGCGTTCGACAGGATGCGCGGCTGGAACGCGGGGAGCCTGCTCGAACGCGGATTCGACGTGAGCCTGCCGGTCCTGCCGATCATCGGAATCGGCCTCGTGCTCGCGGCGGCGGTGGCTCCCTCGCTCAACTCGGTGGCGCTCGGCGCGGACGTCGCGCGGTCGCAGGGCGTGAACGTCGCCCGGACGAATGCGCTCGTCGTGCTGTCCATGACGCTTCTCGCCGGCGGCGCCACAGCGATCGCGGGGCCGATCGGCTTCGTCGGCCTCATGATCCCGCACATCGCGCGCTGGCTCCTCGGGGTCGATCAGCGGCGCATCCTCGCGGGCAGTCTCGTGCTCGGGCCTGTGCTGGTGCTCCTCGCGGACGTCGTGGGCCGCGTGGCGATCGTACCGAGCGAGATGCCGGCCGGCATCGTGACGGCGTTCGTCGGAGCGCCCGTTCTCATTGCGCTCGTGCGCAGGCGGAAAGCGACCGCGCTGTGA
- a CDS encoding HAD-IIB family hydrolase, with translation MTATPRLVAFDLDDTLAPSKSPIEPRIGDLLIALAERVEVAIISGGQIQQFRSQVVDRLPDAPAALSHIHLLPTCGTQYFRHTGEDFAPVYARELTEDERRRALTAVEEEARRLGYWEAETWGPILEDRGSQITFSALGQQAPVDAKKAWDPTSEKKSALRDAVAARVPDLEVRSGGSTSVDITRKGIDKAYGMRQLAEETGIPLDDMLFYGDRLDADGNDYPVLALGVPCVSVTSWQDTADTLDELIPTLPARV, from the coding sequence ATGACCGCCACGCCCCGCCTCGTCGCCTTCGATCTCGACGACACCCTCGCCCCGTCGAAGTCGCCCATCGAGCCGCGCATCGGCGACCTGCTCATCGCGCTCGCCGAGCGCGTCGAGGTCGCGATCATCTCGGGCGGGCAGATCCAGCAGTTCCGCTCGCAGGTGGTCGACCGGCTCCCCGACGCCCCCGCGGCGCTCTCCCACATCCACCTGCTGCCGACGTGCGGCACGCAGTACTTCCGCCACACGGGCGAGGACTTCGCGCCCGTGTACGCGCGGGAGCTGACAGAGGACGAGAGGCGGCGGGCGCTGACGGCCGTCGAGGAGGAGGCGAGGCGCCTCGGATACTGGGAGGCCGAGACCTGGGGCCCCATCCTCGAGGACCGCGGCTCGCAGATCACCTTCTCGGCCCTCGGCCAGCAGGCCCCCGTCGACGCGAAGAAGGCCTGGGACCCGACGAGCGAGAAGAAGTCGGCGCTGCGCGACGCCGTCGCCGCGCGCGTCCCCGACCTCGAGGTGCGCTCGGGCGGATCGACGTCGGTCGACATCACCCGGAAGGGCATCGACAAGGCGTACGGGATGCGCCAGCTCGCCGAGGAGACCGGCATCCCCCTCGACGACATGCTCTTCTACGGCGACCGCCTCGACGCCGACGGCAACGACTACCCCGTCCTCGCCCTGGGCGTCCCCTGCGTCTCGGTCACGAGCTGGCAGGACACCGCCGACACGCTCGACGAGCTCATCCCGACGCTTCCTGCCCGGGTCTGA
- a CDS encoding aspartate-semialdehyde dehydrogenase translates to MTRIAESGLSVAVVGATGQVGTVMREILAERAFPIRELRLFASSRSAGKAIAFGGETVVVEDIATDDLSGIDIALFSAGGAASKEHAPRFAAAGAVVIDNSSAWRMDPDVPLVVSEVNPHAIDEAVKGIVANPNCTTMAAMPVLKALDAEAGLERLIVSTYQAVSGSGLAGAQELLGQVEGVLAQGDTLRLVHDGSAIDFPEPDKYVAPIAFDVLPFAGNLVDDGQNETDEEKKLRNESRKILELPDLRVAGTCVRVPVFTGHSLSVNVEFAREITPERAREVLAEAPGVVLDEIPTPLQAAGKDPSFVGRIRADQSAPEGRGLVLFISNDNLRKGAALNAVQIAEIVAARHAAVVA, encoded by the coding sequence ATGACCCGCATCGCCGAATCAGGACTCTCCGTCGCCGTCGTCGGCGCCACCGGCCAGGTCGGCACGGTGATGCGCGAGATCCTCGCGGAGCGCGCGTTCCCGATCCGCGAGCTGCGCCTGTTCGCCTCGTCGCGTTCGGCGGGCAAGGCGATCGCGTTCGGCGGCGAGACCGTCGTCGTCGAGGACATCGCGACCGACGACCTGTCGGGCATCGACATCGCGCTCTTCTCCGCGGGAGGGGCGGCCTCGAAGGAGCACGCGCCCCGCTTCGCGGCGGCCGGCGCCGTCGTGATCGACAACTCCAGCGCCTGGCGCATGGACCCCGACGTCCCGCTCGTCGTGAGCGAGGTCAATCCGCACGCCATCGACGAGGCCGTGAAGGGCATCGTCGCGAACCCCAACTGCACGACGATGGCCGCGATGCCCGTCCTCAAGGCGCTCGACGCCGAGGCCGGTCTCGAGCGCCTCATCGTCTCGACCTACCAGGCCGTCTCGGGATCCGGCCTCGCCGGAGCGCAGGAGCTGCTCGGCCAGGTCGAGGGCGTCCTCGCGCAGGGCGACACGCTGCGCCTGGTCCACGACGGCTCGGCGATCGACTTCCCCGAGCCCGACAAGTACGTCGCCCCCATCGCCTTCGACGTGCTGCCGTTCGCGGGAAACCTCGTCGACGACGGGCAGAACGAGACCGACGAGGAGAAGAAGCTCCGCAACGAGAGCCGCAAGATCCTCGAGCTGCCCGACCTGCGCGTCGCGGGGACATGCGTGCGCGTGCCCGTCTTCACGGGGCACTCGCTGAGCGTCAACGTCGAGTTCGCCCGCGAGATCACGCCGGAGCGTGCGCGCGAGGTGCTCGCCGAGGCTCCCGGCGTCGTCCTCGACGAGATCCCCACCCCGCTGCAGGCCGCGGGCAAGGACCCGAGCTTCGTCGGACGCATCCGCGCCGATCAGTCGGCGCCCGAGGGCCGGGGCCTCGTGCTCTTCATCTCGAACGACAACCTCCGCAAGGGTGCGGCGCTCAACGCCGTGCAGATCGCGGAGATCGTCGCCGCACGGCACGCGGCCGTCGTTGCCTGA
- a CDS encoding ABC transporter substrate-binding protein: protein MPRSISIRMSVSASTIAVALGLAGCASPAADPAETPSGASTHSVVHARGETEVPDDPQRVVVLEPVQLDTAVALDVIPVGAAVLNETAGVPAYLGDAAADIETVGTVAEPSVERIAALQPDVIIGTESRHSGLYDQLSDIAPTVFMATQTDPWQDNVALVAEALGDPDGATELLDAYRERCDEIAAEYATAGSTAQLIRPRDGVLTLYGPASFAGSTLECAGFSTPEHDWEDISLDVSPENVLDAQADLVLVTTTDVDDETTMPAAIVDNAASFPDVHLVDQSFWITGVGPLGGMTVLDDLERILSER, encoded by the coding sequence ATGCCTCGTTCCATCTCCATCCGCATGTCCGTCTCGGCGTCGACGATCGCCGTCGCGCTCGGCCTCGCCGGCTGCGCCTCGCCCGCCGCGGATCCGGCGGAGACGCCCTCCGGCGCTTCGACGCACTCCGTCGTCCACGCGCGCGGCGAGACGGAGGTGCCGGACGACCCGCAGCGCGTCGTCGTCCTCGAGCCCGTGCAGCTCGACACCGCCGTCGCGCTCGACGTGATCCCGGTCGGCGCCGCGGTCCTGAACGAGACTGCGGGCGTCCCCGCCTATCTCGGCGATGCCGCCGCCGACATCGAGACGGTGGGCACGGTGGCCGAGCCGAGCGTGGAGCGCATCGCGGCGCTGCAGCCGGACGTCATCATCGGCACCGAGTCCCGTCACTCCGGTCTCTACGACCAGCTGAGCGACATCGCACCGACCGTCTTCATGGCCACGCAGACAGACCCGTGGCAGGACAACGTCGCGCTCGTCGCGGAGGCGCTCGGCGACCCCGACGGCGCGACCGAGCTGCTCGACGCCTATCGGGAGCGGTGCGACGAGATCGCCGCCGAGTACGCCACCGCGGGGAGCACGGCCCAGCTCATCCGCCCCCGAGACGGCGTGCTCACCCTCTACGGGCCTGCGTCGTTCGCCGGAAGCACTCTGGAGTGCGCGGGCTTCTCGACGCCGGAGCACGACTGGGAGGACATCTCGCTCGACGTCTCGCCCGAGAACGTGCTCGACGCGCAGGCCGACCTCGTGCTCGTGACGACGACCGACGTGGACGACGAGACGACGATGCCCGCGGCGATCGTCGACAACGCGGCCTCGTTCCCCGACGTGCACCTCGTCGACCAGTCGTTCTGGATCACCGGCGTCGGTCCGCTCGGAGGCATGACGGTGCTCGACGACCTCGAGCGCATCCTCTCCGAACGCTGA